Proteins encoded within one genomic window of uncultured Sphingopyxis sp.:
- a CDS encoding peptidase produces the protein MTYCVGMRLNKGLVFMSDTRTNAGVDDISQVRKMRSWTVPGERVITLMSAGNLATTQAVVSLLDERTKAPEERHPSILAAPSMFAVATIVGETLRSIVMRHNDEGPAAESLFRASLIVGGQIKGSEPRLFLIYPEGNFIEAGEDNPFFQIGETKYGRPIIVRSYDPAMSFEDSVKLLCVSFDSTIRANAGVDLPIDLKIHERDDYTTVRERRFERGDPYFESVANGWAEALGIALAELPDFHF, from the coding sequence ATGACCTATTGCGTTGGCATGCGTTTGAACAAGGGGCTGGTGTTCATGTCGGACACCCGCACCAATGCGGGCGTCGACGACATCTCGCAGGTCCGCAAGATGCGCAGCTGGACGGTTCCGGGCGAGCGCGTCATCACGCTGATGTCGGCGGGCAATCTCGCGACGACGCAGGCCGTCGTCAGCCTGCTCGACGAGCGCACCAAGGCGCCCGAGGAACGGCATCCCTCGATCCTCGCCGCGCCGTCGATGTTCGCGGTGGCGACGATCGTCGGCGAGACGCTGCGCAGCATCGTGATGCGCCACAATGACGAGGGGCCCGCGGCGGAGTCGCTGTTCCGAGCCTCGCTGATCGTCGGCGGGCAGATCAAGGGCTCCGAACCGCGGCTGTTCCTGATCTATCCCGAGGGCAATTTCATCGAGGCGGGCGAGGACAATCCCTTCTTTCAGATCGGCGAGACGAAATATGGGCGGCCGATCATCGTGCGATCCTACGACCCCGCCATGTCATTCGAGGATTCGGTGAAATTGCTCTGTGTCTCGTTCGATTCGACGATCCGTGCCAATGCCGGCGTCGACTTGCCGATCGACCTCAAGATCCACGAGCGCGACGATTATACAACGGTCCGCGAACGACGCTTCGAGCGGGGCGACCCCTATTTCGAGAGCGTCGCGAACGGCTGGGCCGAGGCGCTGGGGATCGCGCTGGCGGAACTGCCGGATTTTCATTTTTAA
- a CDS encoding circularly permuted type 2 ATP-grasp protein, with translation MTGQGGEVRSPYRDYSDWFDREDAARIQRKAQQAEAFFRTTGITFNVYGEDEADERLIPFDVVPRIIAASEWRRLSRGIEQRVRALNAFLHDIYHRQEILRAGRVPVELIARNEAFLPMMMGMDPPGGVYTHISGIDIVRTGADEYYVLEDNARTPSGVSYMLENRETMLQMFPELFAKISVREVGDYPLNLLKSLSACAPPVCNGTPTVAVLTPGIHNSAYFEHSFLADQMGAELVEGHDLRVVDGRVAMRTTQGYTPIDVLYRRVDDDFLDPLNFRPDSVLGVPGIWDVYRAGAITIANAPGTGIADDKALYSYMPDIIEFYTGEKALLPNVPTWRCSEPEHLREVLDRLPELVVKEVHGSGGYGMLVGPAASKKAIAAFRAKLEANPRNYIAQPTLSLSTVPIFTKAGLAPRHVDLRPFVLMSPQGIRITPGGLTRVAMSKGSLVVNSSQGGGTKDTWVLED, from the coding sequence ATGACGGGACAGGGGGGCGAGGTCCGGTCGCCCTATCGCGACTATTCGGACTGGTTCGACCGCGAGGACGCGGCGCGCATCCAGCGCAAGGCGCAGCAGGCCGAGGCTTTTTTCCGCACCACCGGCATCACCTTCAACGTCTATGGCGAGGATGAGGCCGACGAGCGGCTGATCCCTTTCGACGTCGTCCCGCGCATCATCGCGGCGAGCGAATGGCGGCGGCTGTCTCGCGGGATCGAGCAGCGCGTGCGCGCCTTGAACGCCTTCCTCCACGACATCTATCACCGGCAGGAGATTTTGCGCGCGGGCCGCGTGCCCGTCGAGCTGATCGCGCGCAACGAGGCCTTCCTGCCGATGATGATGGGCATGGACCCGCCGGGCGGCGTCTATACGCATATCAGCGGCATCGACATCGTCCGCACCGGCGCCGACGAATATTATGTACTCGAGGATAATGCGCGCACCCCGTCGGGGGTCTCCTACATGCTCGAGAACCGCGAGACGATGCTCCAGATGTTCCCCGAGCTGTTCGCGAAGATTTCGGTGCGCGAGGTCGGCGACTATCCGCTCAACCTGCTCAAATCGCTGTCGGCCTGCGCGCCGCCCGTGTGCAACGGGACGCCGACCGTCGCGGTACTGACGCCGGGCATCCACAACAGCGCCTATTTCGAACACAGCTTCCTCGCCGACCAGATGGGCGCCGAACTGGTCGAGGGGCACGACCTGCGCGTCGTCGACGGGCGCGTAGCGATGCGCACGACGCAGGGCTATACGCCGATCGATGTCCTCTATCGCCGGGTCGACGACGACTTCCTCGATCCATTGAATTTCCGGCCGGACTCGGTGCTGGGCGTGCCGGGGATCTGGGACGTCTATCGTGCGGGCGCGATCACCATCGCCAACGCGCCCGGCACGGGGATCGCCGACGACAAGGCGCTCTACAGTTATATGCCCGACATCATCGAATTCTATACGGGCGAAAAGGCGCTGCTGCCCAATGTGCCGACCTGGCGCTGTTCGGAACCCGAGCATCTGCGCGAGGTGCTCGACCGATTGCCCGAGTTGGTGGTGAAGGAGGTCCATGGGTCGGGCGGCTATGGGATGCTCGTCGGGCCGGCGGCGAGCAAGAAGGCGATCGCGGCGTTCCGCGCCAAGCTGGAGGCCAATCCCCGCAATTATATCGCGCAGCCGACATTGTCGCTTTCGACCGTGCCGATCTTCACCAAGGCGGGACTGGCGCCGCGCCATGTCGATCTCCGCCCCTTCGTGCTGATGTCGCCGCAGGGGATACGGATCACGCCCGGCGGGCTGACGCGCGTCGCGATGAGCAAGGGGTCGCTGGTGGTCAATTCGAGCCAGGGTGGCGGGACCAAGGATACGTGGGTGCTGGAGGATTGA
- a CDS encoding transglutaminase family protein, translated as MRLRVEHITHYQYDGPVRYALQQLKLTPKERPGQQLIHGWTVGLEGGAQQLHYTDHHGNGVDLVAVDGGARELVIRCTGEVELVTWDGVIGPHRGAMPLWTFLRPTPLTRAGRGVRSLTAELGRDFASDIERAHALSALILDKLPYRIGVTDAETTAEQAFAGEGGVCQDHAHIFIAAMRHLGHPARYVSGYLMMNDRTHQDATHGWAEAHFDHIGWIGFDVSNGHSPDRRYLRVATGFDYQDAAPVRGMRYGAAQENLVVQLQVQQ; from the coding sequence ATGCGGCTGCGCGTCGAACATATCACCCATTATCAATATGACGGCCCGGTCCGCTACGCGCTGCAGCAGCTCAAGCTGACGCCGAAGGAGCGGCCGGGGCAGCAACTGATCCATGGCTGGACGGTCGGACTCGAAGGCGGGGCGCAGCAGCTTCACTATACCGACCATCACGGCAATGGCGTCGATCTCGTCGCGGTGGACGGCGGCGCGCGCGAACTCGTCATCCGCTGCACCGGCGAGGTCGAGCTGGTGACGTGGGACGGCGTGATCGGGCCGCACCGCGGGGCGATGCCGCTCTGGACCTTTCTGCGCCCGACCCCGCTGACGCGCGCGGGGCGGGGAGTGCGCTCGCTGACCGCTGAGCTTGGCCGCGATTTCGCGAGCGATATCGAACGGGCGCATGCGCTGTCGGCGCTGATCCTCGACAAGCTGCCGTACCGGATCGGGGTCACCGATGCCGAGACGACCGCCGAACAGGCGTTCGCGGGGGAGGGCGGCGTGTGTCAGGACCATGCGCATATCTTCATCGCCGCGATGCGCCATCTGGGCCATCCGGCGCGCTATGTTTCGGGCTATCTGATGATGAACGACCGGACCCATCAGGATGCGACGCACGGCTGGGCGGAAGCGCATTTCGACCATATCGGCTGGATCGGCTTCGACGTGAGCAACGGCCATTCGCCCGACCGGCGTTATCTCCGCGTCGCGACCGGCTTCGACTATCAGGACGCCGCCCCGGTTCGCGGCATGCGTTATGGTGCGGCGCAGGAAAATCTGGTTGTCCAATTGCAGGTCCAGCAATAA
- a CDS encoding aldehyde dehydrogenase family protein has protein sequence MVQLGQEIGGLLDGLGVDRALWTEGSMPSVTPLTGEQLGMVRIADAATIDTVLNGARAAFRAWRTVPAPRRGELVRLWGEELRAAKDDLAKLVTIEAGKIASEGAGEVQEMIDICDFALGLSRQLYGLTIATERPGHRMMEVWHPLGVVGVISAFNFPVAVWAWNAALALVCGNSVVWKPSEKTPLTALATQAIFERAVARFGDAPEGLSQLLIGGREAGEALVDDRRVALVSATGSTRMGRAVAPRLAQRFARAILELGGNNGVIVAPSADLDLALRGVAFGAMGTAGQRCTTTRRLFLHDGIYDGFVERLKAAYASVGVGNPLAGEVLVGPLIDRAAYEMMQGALAAARAAGGVVHGGERVGEGESFYVRPALVEMPAQIGPVLEETFAPILYVMRYDDLDAAIEQHNDVAAGLSSAIFTTDMREAERFLAASDCGIANVNLGTSGAEIGGAFGGEKETGGGRESGSDSWKAYMRRATNTVNYSDALPLAQGVSFEV, from the coding sequence ATGGTTCAACTGGGCCAAGAGATAGGTGGACTGCTCGATGGGCTTGGCGTCGATCGCGCGCTGTGGACCGAAGGGTCGATGCCGTCGGTGACCCCGCTGACGGGCGAACAGCTCGGCATGGTGCGGATCGCCGATGCGGCGACGATCGATACGGTGCTGAACGGCGCGCGCGCGGCGTTCCGCGCGTGGCGCACCGTCCCGGCGCCGCGCCGCGGCGAACTGGTGCGGTTGTGGGGCGAGGAACTGCGCGCCGCGAAGGACGATCTCGCGAAGCTGGTGACGATCGAGGCGGGCAAGATCGCGTCCGAGGGTGCGGGCGAGGTGCAGGAGATGATCGACATCTGCGATTTCGCGCTCGGCCTGTCGCGCCAGCTGTATGGCCTGACGATCGCGACCGAGCGGCCGGGGCACCGGATGATGGAGGTCTGGCATCCGCTCGGCGTCGTCGGTGTGATTTCGGCGTTCAACTTTCCGGTCGCGGTGTGGGCGTGGAACGCCGCGCTCGCGCTTGTCTGCGGCAACAGCGTCGTGTGGAAACCGTCGGAAAAGACGCCGCTGACCGCGCTCGCGACGCAGGCGATTTTCGAACGCGCGGTCGCGCGCTTCGGCGACGCGCCCGAGGGCCTGTCGCAATTGCTCATCGGCGGTCGCGAAGCGGGCGAGGCGCTGGTCGATGACCGGCGGGTGGCGCTCGTCTCGGCGACGGGCTCGACGCGGATGGGCCGCGCGGTCGCGCCGCGCCTCGCGCAGCGTTTCGCCCGCGCGATCCTCGAACTCGGCGGCAACAACGGCGTGATCGTCGCGCCCTCGGCCGATCTCGATCTCGCGCTACGCGGCGTCGCATTCGGGGCGATGGGGACCGCGGGGCAGCGTTGCACGACGACGCGGCGCCTGTTCCTGCACGACGGCATTTATGACGGCTTCGTCGAAAGGCTGAAGGCCGCCTATGCCAGCGTCGGCGTCGGCAATCCGCTGGCGGGCGAGGTGCTCGTCGGGCCGCTGATCGACCGCGCGGCCTATGAGATGATGCAGGGGGCGCTGGCGGCTGCCAGAGCGGCGGGCGGCGTCGTGCATGGCGGCGAGCGGGTGGGCGAGGGCGAAAGCTTCTATGTCCGGCCCGCGCTCGTCGAGATGCCCGCGCAGATCGGGCCTGTGCTGGAGGAGACGTTCGCGCCGATCCTCTATGTCATGCGCTATGACGATCTCGACGCGGCGATCGAGCAGCATAATGATGTCGCGGCGGGCCTGTCGTCGGCGATCTTCACGACCGACATGCGCGAGGCCGAACGCTTTCTCGCCGCGAGCGACTGCGGGATCGCCAACGTCAATCTGGGGACGAGCGGCGCGGAAATCGGCGGGGCGTTCGGCGGCGAGAAGGAGACGGGCGGCGGGCGCGAGTCGGGATCGGACAGCTGGAAAGCCTATATGCGCCGCGCGACGAACACGGTGAATTATTCGGACGCGCTGCCGCTGGCGCAGGGGGTGAGTTTCGAGGTCTGA
- a CDS encoding alpha-E domain-containing protein — translation MLGKTAGSLYWMARYLERSENNARLIDAGFRIALTRSSTARSEWRSVLVTAGQDFGFRQAHGEDYTSQRVVDFLLRDPANPSSILSVVKQARDNARTARTYLTREVWEAVNTSWMTLGALLRRQVREDDLPDVLAAIRQQSAQVVGAFSGTMLRNDGYNFARLGTFLERADNTARILDVKYYLLLPSVAHIGSSIDNVQWETILRSVSAHRAYHWLYGTEISALKIAEFLILYKQMPRSLAFCCDQMNDNLGLLQRTYGEETEAVRMGAAICRDRLSRPIASIFDGGLHEFITDFLRANAALARQIERDYRFVE, via the coding sequence ATGCTAGGGAAAACCGCAGGCTCGCTCTACTGGATGGCGCGCTATCTCGAGCGCAGCGAGAATAATGCGCGGCTGATCGACGCGGGGTTTCGCATCGCGCTGACGCGGTCGAGCACCGCGCGGTCCGAATGGCGCTCGGTGCTCGTCACCGCGGGGCAGGATTTCGGGTTCCGGCAGGCGCATGGCGAGGATTATACGTCGCAGCGCGTCGTCGATTTCCTGCTGCGCGATCCCGCCAACCCGTCGAGCATCCTGTCGGTCGTCAAGCAGGCGCGCGACAATGCGCGCACCGCGCGCACCTATCTGACGCGCGAGGTGTGGGAGGCGGTCAACACGAGCTGGATGACGCTCGGCGCGCTGCTCCGGCGGCAGGTGCGCGAGGACGATCTGCCCGACGTGCTCGCGGCGATCCGCCAGCAGAGCGCGCAGGTGGTGGGGGCCTTTTCGGGCACGATGCTGCGCAACGACGGCTATAATTTCGCGCGGCTCGGCACCTTCCTCGAACGCGCCGACAACACCGCGCGCATCCTCGACGTCAAATATTATCTGCTGCTGCCGTCGGTCGCGCATATCGGCAGCTCGATCGACAATGTGCAGTGGGAAACGATCCTGCGCTCGGTGTCGGCGCACCGTGCCTATCACTGGCTCTATGGGACCGAGATCAGCGCGCTCAAGATCGCCGAATTCCTGATCCTCTACAAGCAGATGCCGCGCAGTCTCGCCTTTTGCTGCGACCAGATGAACGATAATCTCGGTTTGTTGCAGCGCACTTATGGCGAGGAAACCGAAGCGGTGCGGATGGGCGCCGCGATCTGCCGCGACCGGCTCTCGCGTCCGATCGCGTCGATCTTCGACGGCGGGCTGCACGAGTTCATCACCGACTTCCTTCGCGCCAACGCCGCGCTCGCGCGGCAGATCGAGCGCGACTATCGCTTCGTGGAGTGA
- the acs gene encoding acetate--CoA ligase, whose amino-acid sequence MSDLPPSEPLVPVPADAAANTHCTAADYDRLYAQSIADPDAFWAEQAKRVDWIAPPTKIAGWSYDPVAIKWYEDGVLNLCHNAIDRHVAAGHGTRTAIIFEPDAPDGETRHISYQALLADVIRFANTLKKMGVQKGDRVTIYMPMIPEGAVAMLACARIGAVHSVVFGGFSPEAIHGRIEDCGSDWVICADEGLRGGKVVPLKANVDKALERVDVKAVLVIAHTGGDVAMKEGRDHWYDALSADVGDACPCEPMNAEDPLFILYTSGSTGKPKGVLHTVGGYAVWVASTFFYGFDYREGEIFWCSADIGWVTGHSYVVYGPLQNGATTLMFEGVPNYPDHDRFWQVVDKHRVNILYTAPTAIRALMREGDDYVTRHDLSSLRLLGSVGEPINPEAWRWYHQTVGKGRVPVVDTWWQTETGGIMITTLPGAHPMQPGSAGKPFFGIRPQLVDAEGGVLVDEQSGGAAEGNLCITHSWPGQARTLWGDHDRFIQTYFSTYRGKYFTGDGCRRDADGYWRITGRVDDVINVSGHRMGTAEVESALVLHDLVAEAAVVGFPHDIKGQGIYAYVTLNAGVEPTDAVAAELKQQVRTEIGPIATPDHIHLTPALPKTRSGKIMRRILRKIAENDFGSLGDTSTLADPSLVDGLIDGRKNR is encoded by the coding sequence GTGTCCGACCTGCCCCCCTCCGAACCGCTGGTTCCCGTTCCCGCGGACGCCGCCGCAAACACACACTGCACCGCCGCCGACTATGACCGGCTCTATGCCCAGAGCATTGCGGACCCCGATGCCTTTTGGGCCGAACAGGCGAAACGCGTCGACTGGATCGCCCCGCCGACGAAGATCGCGGGCTGGTCCTATGATCCCGTCGCGATCAAATGGTATGAGGACGGCGTTCTCAACCTCTGCCACAACGCCATCGACCGCCATGTCGCCGCCGGCCATGGGACACGCACCGCGATCATCTTCGAACCCGACGCCCCCGATGGCGAGACCCGGCACATCAGCTACCAGGCGCTGCTCGCCGACGTCATCCGCTTCGCCAACACGCTGAAGAAGATGGGCGTCCAAAAGGGCGACCGCGTCACCATCTATATGCCGATGATCCCCGAGGGCGCGGTGGCGATGCTCGCCTGCGCGCGCATCGGCGCGGTCCACAGCGTCGTCTTCGGCGGCTTCTCGCCCGAGGCGATCCACGGCCGGATCGAGGATTGCGGCAGCGACTGGGTGATCTGCGCCGACGAGGGACTGCGCGGCGGCAAGGTGGTGCCGCTCAAGGCCAATGTCGACAAGGCATTGGAGCGCGTCGACGTGAAGGCCGTGCTGGTGATCGCCCACACCGGCGGCGACGTCGCGATGAAGGAAGGCCGCGACCATTGGTACGACGCGCTCTCCGCCGACGTCGGCGATGCGTGCCCGTGCGAACCGATGAATGCCGAGGACCCGCTCTTCATCCTCTACACCTCGGGCTCGACGGGGAAGCCCAAGGGCGTGCTCCACACGGTCGGCGGCTATGCCGTGTGGGTCGCCTCGACCTTCTTCTACGGCTTCGACTATCGCGAGGGCGAAATCTTCTGGTGCAGCGCCGACATCGGCTGGGTCACCGGTCACAGCTACGTCGTCTACGGCCCCCTGCAGAACGGCGCGACAACCCTGATGTTCGAGGGCGTACCCAACTACCCCGACCACGACCGTTTCTGGCAGGTCGTCGACAAGCATAGGGTCAACATCCTCTACACCGCGCCGACCGCGATCCGCGCGCTGATGCGCGAGGGCGACGATTATGTGACGCGCCACGACCTCTCGTCGCTCCGGCTGCTCGGCAGCGTCGGCGAGCCGATCAACCCCGAAGCCTGGCGCTGGTATCACCAGACCGTCGGCAAAGGCCGCGTCCCCGTCGTCGATACCTGGTGGCAGACCGAAACCGGCGGCATCATGATCACCACCCTGCCCGGCGCGCATCCGATGCAGCCGGGGAGCGCGGGCAAGCCCTTCTTCGGCATCCGCCCGCAGCTCGTCGATGCCGAGGGCGGCGTGCTCGTCGACGAACAGAGCGGCGGCGCGGCCGAGGGCAATCTCTGCATCACGCACAGCTGGCCGGGGCAGGCGCGCACCCTGTGGGGCGATCACGACCGCTTCATCCAGACCTATTTCTCGACCTATCGGGGCAAATATTTCACCGGCGACGGCTGCCGCCGCGACGCCGACGGCTATTGGCGGATCACCGGCCGCGTCGACGACGTCATCAACGTTTCGGGCCACCGCATGGGCACCGCCGAGGTCGAAAGCGCGCTCGTCCTGCACGACCTCGTCGCCGAGGCGGCGGTCGTCGGTTTCCCCCACGACATCAAGGGCCAGGGCATCTACGCCTATGTCACGCTCAACGCCGGGGTCGAGCCGACCGACGCGGTCGCCGCCGAACTCAAGCAGCAGGTCCGCACCGAGATCGGGCCGATCGCCACCCCCGACCATATCCACCTGACCCCCGCGCTGCCCAAGACACGGAGCGGCAAGATCATGCGGCGCATCCTCAGGAAGATCGCCGAGAATGATTTCGGGTCGCTGGGCGATACATCGACGCTCGCCGACCCGAGCCTGGTGGACGGGCTGATCGACGGGCGGAAGAACCGCTGA
- a CDS encoding acetyl-CoA acetyltransferase, with protein MTDPERIPVIIGVGQVNDRPDDPDAGLDSLGLMVAALKVAADDAGVLLADIDSLAIVDQISFHHLGKLCEPLAAAIGASPAINYQSAAPHGDTPVRLLNEAANRIGAGEIKLAAIVGGEALRTAAGRAAKAASGEDKSYNAVRKVATRREPNYAQSHGLAAPVDVYPLYENATRAAWGESLEDAQFESAEIWSRFSEVAAANDGAWIRKPASPADILRIDERNRPIAFPYSKLMVANSSVNQGAGFIVASLAEARRRGIAEERLIYVGMGAAAKEPASILHRDRYDGSVSMETSITRTLELNGMTAGDFDCVELYSCFPCVPKMARRILGWPWDRPASVFGGLTFGGGPIANYMSHAIVSMVEKLRNEGRTGFLFANGGFATDNHCIVLAKEPIAAASFPQDFDYQAEAEAKRGAVPELIEDYAGAATIESYTVFYGRDGAPKAGVVVARTPEGKRTLAHVDVSDAAMLAFLTDGKVEPVGTEGRIVALDEGYGWRA; from the coding sequence ATGACCGATCCCGAACGCATCCCCGTCATCATCGGCGTCGGGCAGGTCAACGATCGCCCCGACGATCCCGACGCGGGACTCGATTCGCTCGGACTGATGGTCGCGGCGCTGAAAGTCGCTGCCGACGATGCAGGCGTGCTACTCGCCGACATCGACAGCCTCGCGATCGTCGACCAGATCAGCTTCCACCACCTCGGCAAGCTCTGCGAGCCGCTCGCCGCTGCGATCGGCGCGAGCCCCGCGATCAACTATCAGTCCGCCGCGCCGCACGGCGACACCCCGGTGCGCCTGCTCAACGAGGCGGCGAACCGCATCGGCGCGGGCGAAATCAAACTCGCCGCGATCGTCGGCGGCGAAGCCCTGCGCACCGCCGCCGGCCGCGCCGCCAAGGCCGCGAGCGGCGAGGACAAAAGCTACAATGCGGTGCGCAAGGTCGCGACGCGGCGCGAGCCCAATTATGCGCAAAGCCATGGCCTCGCCGCGCCGGTCGACGTCTATCCGCTCTACGAGAATGCGACGCGCGCCGCATGGGGCGAAAGCCTCGAGGATGCGCAGTTCGAAAGCGCCGAAATCTGGTCGCGCTTTTCGGAAGTCGCCGCGGCGAACGACGGCGCGTGGATCAGGAAACCAGCCTCGCCCGCCGACATCCTCCGCATCGACGAGCGCAACCGCCCGATCGCCTTCCCCTATTCGAAGCTGATGGTCGCCAATTCGTCGGTGAATCAGGGGGCGGGCTTTATCGTCGCCAGCCTCGCCGAAGCGCGGCGGCGCGGGATCGCCGAGGAGCGGCTGATCTACGTCGGCATGGGCGCCGCCGCGAAGGAACCCGCGAGCATCCTCCACCGCGACCGCTACGACGGCAGCGTCAGCATGGAAACGTCGATCACCCGCACGCTCGAACTCAACGGCATGACCGCCGGTGATTTCGACTGCGTCGAACTCTACAGCTGCTTTCCCTGCGTGCCCAAGATGGCGCGGCGCATCCTCGGCTGGCCGTGGGATCGCCCCGCGAGCGTGTTCGGCGGGCTGACCTTCGGCGGCGGCCCGATCGCCAATTATATGAGCCACGCGATCGTCTCGATGGTCGAGAAACTGCGCAACGAGGGCCGCACCGGCTTCCTCTTCGCCAACGGCGGCTTCGCGACCGACAATCATTGCATCGTGCTGGCGAAGGAGCCGATCGCGGCGGCGAGCTTCCCGCAGGATTTCGACTATCAGGCCGAAGCCGAAGCGAAGCGCGGGGCGGTGCCCGAGCTGATCGAGGATTATGCCGGGGCGGCGACGATCGAGAGCTATACCGTGTTCTACGGGCGCGACGGTGCGCCGAAAGCGGGGGTGGTCGTCGCGCGCACGCCGGAAGGCAAGCGCACGCTCGCGCATGTCGATGTGAGCGACGCCGCGATGCTGGCCTTCCTGACCGACGGCAAGGTGGAGCCGGTTGGCACCGAGGGTCGGATCGTCGCATTGGACGAAGGCTATGGCTGGCGCGCGTAA